A region of Streptomyces halobius DNA encodes the following proteins:
- a CDS encoding alpha/beta fold hydrolase translates to MRHAVVTSEGDQMRWAELPGQEPSRVYVHGLGATSPAYFAEVAVHPLLAGRRSLLIDLLGHGISDRPTGFDYTLESHADALAKTLTSAGVTGAELIAHSMGGSVAIVLAARHPHLVSRLVLVDANLDPIPHRPGSGGSSGIAAYSEREFLAGGWEDVRDRVGPRWWSTTRLAGREALHRSAVHLTRGTVPTMRELLRDLKIPRTYLLPETDGPLPGADALAAAGVTVVAIPDCGHNIMLDNPDAFAHATAAALADQGQ, encoded by the coding sequence GTGCGTCATGCCGTCGTGACGTCTGAGGGCGACCAGATGCGGTGGGCGGAGCTGCCGGGGCAGGAACCTTCCCGCGTCTACGTGCATGGTCTGGGCGCCACGTCCCCCGCCTACTTCGCGGAGGTCGCGGTCCACCCGCTGCTGGCCGGCCGCCGTTCGCTGCTGATCGACCTGCTAGGTCACGGCATCAGCGACCGGCCGACCGGCTTCGACTACACCCTGGAATCGCACGCCGATGCCCTCGCGAAGACCCTGACCTCCGCAGGCGTCACCGGTGCGGAGCTGATCGCGCACAGCATGGGCGGCTCGGTGGCCATCGTCCTGGCCGCCCGGCACCCGCACCTGGTCTCCCGCCTGGTCCTGGTTGACGCCAACCTCGACCCGATCCCGCACCGGCCCGGATCCGGCGGCAGCAGCGGCATCGCGGCCTATTCCGAGCGGGAGTTCCTGGCAGGCGGCTGGGAAGACGTCCGCGACCGGGTCGGCCCCCGCTGGTGGTCCACCACGCGCCTGGCCGGCCGCGAGGCCCTGCACCGCAGCGCGGTCCATCTCACCCGCGGCACCGTCCCCACCATGCGCGAACTCCTGCGGGACCTGAAAATTCCCCGCACCTACCTGCTGCCCGAAACCGACGGCCCGCTCCCCGGCGCCGACGCACTCGCCGCGGCGGGGGTGACCGTGGTCGCGATCCCGGACTGCGGGCACAACATCATGCTGGACAATCCAGACGCCTTCGCCCATGCCACCGCGGCCGCGCTTGCGGACCAGGGCCAGTAG
- a CDS encoding M4 family metallopeptidase yields the protein MRRPHIRNLAIAVAVTTAATLTAGMAGTATAAPSATAASTPDSSPTHASIVDAARAAAYTHSSATGVGKNDTLKATDVLVDPDGEQHVRFLRTHRGLPVLGGDLVIHLDAKSAYEDVTRAAGKPIEVRSLRTKLSAGQAQEKAAAAAQGKAGEAQLVVDAHAGRTALAYQVRVTDSRTDETGGVRTVVIDAATGTVLSDIPANDAFLSPAVKDKLRERGERLSPATGLAANAPAAAGKPGQGSADPADGTGRSLFSGTVPLSTTRTAQNSFTLKDATRGDTETRDADGEKPANFTDGKAFTSSDNRWGDGTTNDRSTAAVDAQYGITSTLDFYEKTFGRDGIKNEGEGAHALVHYGKNVGNAFWSSSCGCMLYGDGDGKTFTKPLVVLDVTAHELTHGVVAATARLKPTRVDEEGHYFGEPGALNESLADIFGSSAEFATNNPENPPNYLMGEKLGLKQKFLRRLDKPSLDTLGDTVDYWSEKTNDTEVHAASGVSSHAFYLLAEGSGKKTIGGVEYDSPTYDGSKVTGIGRDKAAKIYYQALTRYMVPTTDFHDARTATLKAAADLYGDTSTEYETVDASWAAVNVTEANTPTKR from the coding sequence ATGCGTAGACCCCACATACGCAACCTGGCGATAGCCGTCGCGGTGACCACCGCCGCGACGCTCACCGCAGGCATGGCAGGCACCGCCACCGCGGCCCCTTCGGCCACTGCCGCCTCAACTCCCGACTCCTCCCCCACACATGCATCGATCGTGGACGCGGCCCGCGCCGCCGCGTACACCCACTCCTCCGCCACCGGCGTCGGCAAGAACGACACCCTCAAGGCCACCGATGTACTGGTCGACCCGGACGGCGAACAGCACGTCCGTTTCCTACGCACCCATCGCGGCCTGCCGGTCCTCGGCGGTGACCTCGTCATCCACCTGGACGCCAAGTCGGCCTATGAGGACGTCACCAGGGCGGCCGGGAAGCCGATCGAGGTGCGGTCCCTCCGCACGAAGTTGTCGGCCGGGCAGGCCCAGGAGAAGGCCGCGGCCGCGGCGCAGGGCAAGGCCGGTGAGGCCCAGCTGGTCGTGGACGCCCATGCCGGTCGGACCGCGCTGGCCTACCAGGTGCGGGTGACCGACAGCCGCACCGACGAGACCGGCGGCGTCCGTACGGTCGTCATCGACGCCGCTACCGGCACCGTCCTCAGCGACATCCCGGCCAACGACGCGTTCCTGTCGCCCGCCGTCAAGGACAAGCTCCGCGAGCGGGGCGAGCGGCTCAGCCCCGCGACCGGACTGGCCGCCAACGCCCCGGCCGCCGCGGGCAAGCCCGGCCAGGGCTCCGCGGACCCGGCCGACGGCACCGGCCGGTCCCTCTTCTCCGGCACCGTCCCGCTCTCCACGACCCGGACCGCGCAGAACTCCTTCACCCTCAAGGACGCCACCCGCGGCGACACCGAAACGCGGGACGCGGACGGCGAGAAGCCGGCGAACTTCACCGACGGCAAGGCCTTCACCAGCAGCGACAACCGCTGGGGCGATGGCACGACGAACGACCGCAGCACCGCCGCGGTGGACGCCCAGTACGGCATCACCAGCACCCTCGACTTCTACGAGAAGACGTTCGGGCGCGACGGCATCAAGAACGAAGGCGAGGGCGCGCACGCCCTGGTCCACTACGGCAAGAACGTCGGCAACGCCTTCTGGTCCTCCAGCTGCGGCTGCATGCTCTACGGAGACGGTGACGGCAAGACGTTCACCAAGCCGCTGGTCGTCCTGGACGTCACCGCCCATGAGCTCACCCACGGCGTCGTGGCCGCGACCGCCCGCCTCAAACCCACCCGGGTGGACGAGGAGGGGCACTACTTCGGCGAGCCCGGCGCCCTGAACGAGTCGCTGGCGGACATCTTCGGCAGCTCGGCGGAGTTCGCGACCAACAACCCCGAGAACCCGCCGAACTACCTGATGGGCGAGAAGCTCGGCCTCAAGCAGAAGTTCCTGCGGCGGCTGGACAAGCCCTCCCTCGACACGCTTGGGGACACCGTCGACTACTGGTCGGAGAAGACGAACGACACCGAGGTGCACGCCGCCTCCGGTGTCTCCTCGCACGCCTTCTACCTCCTCGCCGAGGGCAGCGGGAAGAAGACGATCGGCGGCGTCGAGTACGACTCCCCCACGTATGACGGCTCCAAGGTGACCGGCATCGGACGGGACAAGGCCGCGAAGATCTACTACCAGGCGCTGACCCGGTACATGGTCCCCACGACCGACTTCCACGACGCCCGGACCGCGACCCTGAAGGCCGCCGCGGACCTCTACGGCGACACCAGCACCGAGTACGAGACGGTGGACGCGTCCTGGGCCGCTGTGAACGTCACGGAAGCCAACACGCCCACCAAGCGCTGA
- a CDS encoding phosphatase PAP2 family protein — MRARVPPAVVCPALFAVLFAALFTAATLLMAVRHGAPLPPERSAHEWSTAYVGEPLRSLARALTATGTGPVPYLMAALAGLLAGARVLGRIRAVACAVAVLAVGQAVRYGLMGLLARPRPTVTDWAVSATGHAWPSGHATTAVLAAGILAWGIRHHARPGVARTWCTVLALWAIGVGATRVLLGVHWPGDVLAGWLLGLTFLALAFLAEPFALHHRGTPLPPKSPAKQAD, encoded by the coding sequence GTGCGGGCGCGAGTCCCGCCGGCGGTGGTCTGCCCAGCGCTCTTCGCAGTGCTCTTCGCGGCGCTCTTCACCGCTGCGACCCTCCTCATGGCCGTACGACATGGAGCCCCGCTCCCGCCCGAACGGTCCGCCCATGAATGGTCCACGGCGTATGTGGGGGAGCCGCTGCGCTCCCTGGCCCGCGCGCTCACCGCGACCGGCACCGGCCCCGTTCCGTACCTGATGGCGGCGCTCGCGGGGCTGTTGGCCGGTGCGCGGGTGCTCGGCAGGATCCGCGCGGTGGCCTGCGCCGTGGCCGTACTGGCGGTCGGTCAGGCGGTCCGTTACGGCCTGATGGGACTGCTCGCCCGGCCGCGCCCGACGGTCACCGACTGGGCCGTGAGCGCCACCGGCCACGCCTGGCCCTCGGGCCACGCCACCACCGCCGTGCTGGCGGCCGGCATCCTGGCCTGGGGCATCCGCCACCACGCCCGCCCCGGCGTCGCCCGCACGTGGTGCACGGTGCTCGCCCTCTGGGCCATCGGCGTCGGCGCCACCCGCGTCCTCCTGGGGGTGCACTGGCCGGGCGACGTCCTGGCGGGCTGGCTTCTGGGCCTCACCTTTCTGGCCCTGGCATTCCTCGCCGAACCCTTCGCCCTCCACCACCGGGGCACGCCTCTACCGCCCAAGTCGCCTGCCAAGCAAGCGGATTGA
- a CDS encoding phosphatase PAP2 family protein has translation MAGAATNPRVTALVQALGGPPSHPVAGASIDDDLYTRTTDLAHRAPDAVNTLVSYWTDYGLGLFAVLLLAAWWRARRADSARMAMALATPVVVLVTFLANDAIKSLVGEQRPCRTLPTVTVVACPAPGDWSFPSNHSAMAAAAAVAIVLCRRRLARIAVPAALLMAASRVWVGAHYPHDVAVGLAVGGLVAWPLAALARRAAPAVDRLRTTRLRPLVAAR, from the coding sequence ATGGCCGGAGCCGCCACGAATCCGCGGGTGACAGCCCTCGTGCAGGCCTTAGGCGGGCCGCCGTCCCACCCCGTGGCCGGCGCCTCGATCGACGATGACCTCTACACCCGGACCACCGATCTGGCGCACCGCGCCCCGGATGCCGTCAACACCCTCGTCTCCTACTGGACCGACTATGGGCTGGGCCTCTTCGCGGTCCTGCTGCTGGCCGCCTGGTGGCGGGCCCGGCGTGCCGACTCCGCCCGTATGGCGATGGCCCTGGCCACCCCTGTCGTCGTACTGGTCACCTTCCTCGCGAACGACGCGATCAAGAGCCTCGTCGGCGAGCAGCGGCCCTGCCGGACGCTCCCCACGGTCACCGTCGTGGCGTGTCCGGCGCCCGGTGACTGGTCGTTCCCCAGCAACCACTCCGCGATGGCGGCCGCCGCCGCGGTCGCCATCGTGCTGTGCCGTCGCCGGCTCGCCCGGATCGCCGTGCCGGCCGCGCTCCTGATGGCGGCCTCGCGCGTCTGGGTCGGCGCTCACTATCCGCACGATGTCGCCGTCGGCCTGGCCGTCGGCGGCCTCGTCGCCTGGCCGCTGGCCGCCCTCGCCCGCCGCGCCGCCCCGGCCGTCGACCGTCTCCGCACCACTCGGCTGCGCCCCCTGGTGGCCGCGCGGTGA
- a CDS encoding glycoside hydrolase family 25 protein, which yields MLHGVDVSSYNSSYSTEGLDFVFVKATEGRSYINPRQYEQAAKARKAGCVVGFYHFLWPGNIAAQARFFIEKCASVEGDILAADWERTSEGTYASNAQKDQFLLEVKKLRPKHHRVMLYCNRDFWLNHDTTSYAADGLWIADYVSAGHPRIKAKWRIHQYTDTPLDKNVADFTSKAALRKWADPA from the coding sequence ATGCTGCACGGTGTCGATGTCAGCTCGTACAACTCCTCGTACTCCACCGAGGGATTGGATTTTGTCTTCGTCAAGGCCACCGAGGGCCGTTCCTACATCAACCCGCGCCAGTACGAGCAGGCCGCCAAGGCCCGTAAAGCGGGATGCGTGGTCGGTTTCTACCACTTCCTCTGGCCGGGGAACATCGCGGCGCAGGCGAGATTCTTCATCGAGAAGTGCGCTTCCGTCGAGGGCGACATCCTGGCCGCCGACTGGGAGCGCACCAGCGAGGGGACGTATGCGAGCAACGCACAGAAGGACCAGTTCCTTCTGGAGGTCAAGAAGCTGCGGCCCAAACACCACCGCGTGATGCTCTACTGCAACCGCGATTTCTGGCTCAACCACGACACCACGTCCTACGCCGCCGACGGCCTGTGGATCGCCGACTATGTTTCCGCCGGGCATCCGCGGATCAAGGCGAAGTGGCGCATCCACCAGTACACCGATACGCCGCTGGACAAGAACGTGGCGGATTTCACGAGCAAGGCCGCTCTCAGGAAGTGGGCGGACCCGGCTTAA
- the nadE gene encoding ammonia-dependent NAD(+) synthetase: MTDPASKALQEEIARDLQVSASFDAEREIERRVAFLTERLTTTGLRSLVLGISGGVDSTTTGRLCQLAAERARAAGHDATFLAMRLPYGVQADEKDAQRALDFIRADRVLTVDIRPASDAALQAAVDAGVTFRDAHHQDFVQGNIKARQRMIAQYAVAGAHDGLVVGTDHAAEAVSGFFTKFGDGAADVVPLTGLTKRRVRAVSAALGAPEELVCKVPTADLETLDPGKPDEDALGVSYDQIDDFLEGKPVADVAFQSIVRRYRFTDHKRALPIAP; encoded by the coding sequence GTGACCGACCCGGCGTCCAAGGCCCTGCAGGAGGAGATCGCCCGGGATCTCCAGGTAAGCGCGTCCTTCGACGCCGAGCGGGAGATCGAGCGACGGGTGGCCTTCCTCACGGAGCGGCTGACGACCACGGGCCTGCGCTCCCTGGTCCTCGGGATCAGCGGTGGTGTCGACTCCACGACCACGGGCCGGCTCTGCCAGCTCGCCGCGGAGCGGGCCCGCGCCGCCGGGCACGACGCCACGTTCCTCGCGATGCGGCTGCCGTACGGCGTGCAGGCCGATGAGAAGGACGCCCAGCGGGCACTGGACTTCATCCGGGCCGACCGGGTGCTGACCGTCGACATCCGCCCGGCGAGCGATGCGGCGCTGCAGGCGGCGGTGGACGCCGGGGTCACCTTCCGCGACGCCCATCACCAGGACTTCGTCCAGGGCAACATCAAGGCCCGGCAGCGCATGATCGCGCAGTACGCGGTCGCGGGCGCCCATGACGGCCTGGTCGTGGGCACCGACCACGCCGCCGAGGCGGTCTCCGGCTTCTTCACGAAGTTCGGCGACGGCGCTGCCGATGTCGTGCCGCTCACGGGGCTGACCAAGCGCCGGGTGCGTGCGGTGTCGGCCGCGCTCGGCGCCCCGGAGGAGCTGGTGTGCAAGGTGCCGACCGCCGACCTGGAGACCCTCGACCCGGGCAAGCCCGACGAGGACGCGCTCGGTGTGAGCTACGACCAGATCGACGACTTTCTGGAGGGCAAGCCGGTCGCCGACGTCGCCTTCCAGTCGATCGTCCGCCGCTACCGCTTCACCGACCACAAGCGCGCACTGCCGATCGCTCCCTGA
- the dgt gene encoding dGTP triphosphohydrolase — protein MRPARYSDEDLEQHSLRRRVPDDGQRSGFEHDVDRILYSTQWRALAGKSQVVASAELGAYHTRLTHSMKVAQLGRRMAERLERKYGGPNPALVEAACMAHDIGHPPFGHAGELALRATMDELHFADGVLDSFEGNAQTLRVLTYLAAHKYPGHRGLHLTRACLDASAKYPWERAPVDQDPARHVKWGVYVADREAFAWVRAGRSDTAVPVEEQVMDWADDVTYACHDVEDFHRTGLIPLASLFPPDGSAGGDTERETRRFLDYVQAKRARAGEAFDREAALVLMTDIGKRLAVHAPYSGSHEDAVAVNRRTADLIAYFTRGIELEVGGTAAIRYGARLVIPPERRATCDLLKELVWCYVIDRPALATQQHGKRRVVGELLRWSHDAPELLPPDRAEELAQHGDRLRAAADHVASLTEDQALALHRRLSGTGLGSVSDNVWL, from the coding sequence ATGCGACCTGCCAGATACAGCGATGAGGATCTTGAGCAGCACTCCCTGCGGCGCCGGGTGCCCGATGACGGGCAGCGGTCCGGGTTCGAGCACGACGTCGACCGGATCCTGTACTCGACGCAGTGGCGGGCGCTGGCCGGCAAGAGCCAGGTGGTGGCGAGCGCCGAGCTGGGCGCGTACCACACGCGGCTGACGCACTCGATGAAGGTGGCCCAGCTCGGCCGGCGGATGGCGGAGCGCCTGGAGCGCAAGTACGGCGGGCCGAACCCGGCCCTCGTCGAGGCGGCCTGTATGGCGCACGACATCGGCCACCCGCCGTTCGGGCACGCCGGTGAGCTGGCGCTGCGCGCCACGATGGACGAACTGCACTTCGCGGACGGTGTGCTGGACAGCTTCGAGGGCAATGCGCAGACCCTGCGGGTGCTGACCTACCTCGCCGCCCACAAATACCCGGGCCATCGAGGACTGCATCTCACCCGCGCCTGCCTGGACGCGTCGGCCAAATACCCGTGGGAGCGGGCGCCGGTCGACCAGGATCCGGCGCGGCATGTGAAGTGGGGCGTGTACGTCGCCGACCGGGAGGCGTTCGCCTGGGTGCGGGCCGGCCGTTCGGACACCGCCGTACCGGTCGAGGAACAGGTCATGGACTGGGCGGACGATGTCACCTACGCCTGCCACGACGTCGAGGACTTCCACCGTACGGGCCTGATCCCGCTGGCCTCGCTGTTCCCGCCGGACGGGTCCGCGGGCGGTGACACCGAGCGGGAGACCCGGCGCTTCCTGGACTATGTGCAGGCCAAGCGGGCGCGGGCGGGCGAGGCGTTCGACCGCGAGGCGGCGCTGGTGCTGATGACGGACATCGGCAAGCGGCTCGCGGTGCACGCCCCGTACAGCGGCAGCCATGAGGACGCGGTCGCGGTCAACCGCCGTACCGCCGACCTGATCGCGTACTTCACCCGCGGGATCGAGCTGGAGGTGGGCGGTACGGCGGCGATCCGGTACGGGGCGCGGCTGGTGATCCCGCCGGAGCGGCGGGCGACCTGCGATCTGCTCAAGGAGCTGGTGTGGTGTTACGTCATCGACCGCCCGGCGCTCGCCACCCAGCAGCACGGCAAGCGGCGGGTGGTCGGCGAGCTCCTGCGCTGGAGCCATGACGCCCCCGAGCTGCTGCCGCCGGACCGCGCCGAGGAACTGGCGCAGCACGGCGACCGGCTGCGCGCCGCGGCCGACCATGTCGCCTCGCTGACCGAGGACCAGGCGCTGGCGCTGCACCGGCGGCTGTCCGGCACGGGTCTGGGGTCGGTCAGCGACAACGTCTGGCTGTGA
- a CDS encoding cytochrome c biogenesis CcdA family protein, whose amino-acid sequence MTDIGYLAAFLGGALALLSPCSALLLPAFFAYSLSNPGRLLARTGVFYLGLATTLVPLGAASTAASRLFNGHRELLITIGGWVVIAMGVAQILGLGFASKRAQAAAARITPRSAVSTFLLGCVYGLAGFCAGPILGAVLTVTAVSGSPVYGASMLAVYALGMALPLFVLALLWDRFKLGTRGWLRGREVTLGKLRLHTTSALSGVFFIGIGILFLAFDGTGAVPGILDADAEMRVEEWAARIGNAVPDFVLITLAAFAVAAVLGRIALRPEKKARNGADNRRAEPEEKARSGRE is encoded by the coding sequence ATGACCGACATCGGCTACCTCGCGGCCTTTCTCGGCGGCGCCCTCGCGCTGCTCAGCCCGTGCAGCGCGCTGTTGCTGCCCGCGTTCTTCGCCTACTCGCTCTCGAACCCGGGCCGGCTGCTGGCCCGCACCGGGGTGTTCTACCTGGGGCTCGCGACGACGCTGGTCCCGCTCGGCGCGGCCAGTACGGCCGCCAGCAGGCTGTTCAACGGCCACCGCGAACTGCTGATCACCATCGGCGGCTGGGTCGTCATCGCGATGGGCGTCGCACAGATCCTGGGCCTGGGTTTCGCCTCCAAGCGCGCTCAGGCGGCCGCCGCCAGAATCACCCCGCGCTCGGCCGTCTCCACCTTCCTCCTCGGCTGTGTCTACGGCCTCGCGGGTTTTTGCGCGGGACCGATCCTGGGCGCGGTCCTGACGGTGACGGCGGTCAGCGGCTCACCCGTGTACGGCGCCTCGATGCTCGCCGTGTACGCACTGGGCATGGCGCTGCCGCTCTTTGTGCTCGCCCTGCTGTGGGACCGCTTCAAGCTCGGCACACGGGGCTGGCTGCGCGGCCGCGAAGTCACCCTCGGAAAGCTGCGGTTGCACACCACATCCGCGCTCTCCGGAGTGTTCTTCATCGGAATCGGCATCCTCTTCCTGGCCTTTGACGGGACCGGCGCCGTGCCCGGAATTCTCGATGCGGACGCCGAAATGCGGGTCGAGGAATGGGCGGCGCGGATCGGAAACGCCGTGCCGGACTTCGTACTGATCACGCTGGCCGCGTTCGCCGTCGCCGCGGTACTGGGCCGGATCGCGCTGCGGCCGGAGAAAAAAGCGCGGAACGGCGCGGATAACCGCCGGGCGGAGCCGGAGGAGAAAGCGCGGAGCGGGCGCGAATAG
- a CDS encoding DsbA family protein — protein sequence MPTSASPTRKLAAVGAVIALVVAVLAIAIAVGQAVESGRDDGTGAPRAATSGQSSEDAGRQKMYDDLTKRTTRREDGDALALGKKDAPVVLVEYADYQCSFCGSFTRKTQPELVEKYVDAGTLRIEFRNFPVKGADSERAARASWAAGRQGKFWQLHDELYAKTRKGDELAEDKLVGMARESGVPDIEKFRKDMKSEAAERAVERDQEEGYQLGVQATPSFLINGRPISGAQQAEVFQQTIEDAAAAARSSAKQNEGAGK from the coding sequence ATGCCCACTTCCGCCTCTCCCACCCGCAAACTGGCCGCCGTCGGCGCGGTCATCGCCCTCGTCGTGGCCGTGCTCGCCATCGCCATCGCCGTCGGCCAGGCCGTCGAGAGCGGCCGCGACGACGGCACCGGCGCGCCCCGGGCCGCCACGTCCGGCCAGTCCTCGGAGGATGCCGGCCGGCAGAAGATGTATGACGACCTCACCAAGCGGACCACCCGGCGCGAGGACGGTGACGCGCTCGCCCTCGGCAAGAAGGACGCCCCGGTCGTCCTGGTCGAATACGCCGACTACCAGTGCTCGTTCTGCGGGAGCTTCACCCGCAAGACCCAGCCCGAGCTGGTCGAGAAGTATGTCGACGCGGGCACGCTGCGGATCGAGTTCCGCAACTTCCCCGTCAAGGGCGCCGACTCGGAGCGGGCCGCCCGCGCCTCCTGGGCCGCCGGGCGGCAGGGCAAGTTCTGGCAGCTGCACGACGAGCTGTACGCGAAGACCCGCAAGGGCGACGAGCTGGCCGAGGACAAGCTCGTCGGCATGGCCCGCGAAAGCGGAGTGCCGGACATCGAGAAGTTCCGTAAGGACATGAAGAGCGAGGCCGCCGAGCGCGCGGTCGAGCGGGACCAGGAAGAGGGCTACCAGCTGGGCGTGCAGGCCACGCCGTCGTTCCTGATCAACGGGCGGCCCATCTCCGGTGCCCAGCAGGCCGAGGTCTTCCAGCAGACGATCGAGGACGCCGCAGCCGCCGCGCGGTCCTCGGCGAAGCAGAACGAAGGGGCCGGGAAATGA
- a CDS encoding ATP-binding protein has protein sequence MAGLEGMEQPRPRSGTAAAGRGLPGADRETVPAPGGPVSPALELVTEPTLDEVRLPSRPQSAGIARRLTAAVLLKQWSLSPQLAEHAVLLVSELVGNAVRHTGARCFGLRMLRRRGWIRIEVRDPSRGLPCLMPVQEMDTSGRGLYLVDRLSDRWGVDLLPRGKTTWFEMRVTDR, from the coding sequence ATGGCGGGCCTCGAAGGAATGGAGCAGCCGCGGCCGCGGAGCGGCACGGCCGCCGCGGGCCGGGGACTCCCCGGTGCGGACAGGGAAACGGTGCCGGCTCCGGGAGGCCCGGTGTCCCCGGCGCTCGAACTGGTCACTGAACCGACCCTCGACGAGGTCCGGTTGCCCTCCCGCCCCCAGTCCGCCGGCATCGCCCGCCGGCTGACCGCCGCCGTCCTGCTGAAGCAGTGGTCCCTCTCGCCGCAGCTCGCCGAGCACGCCGTGCTGCTGGTCTCGGAGTTGGTCGGCAACGCCGTACGGCACACCGGGGCCCGCTGCTTCGGGCTGCGGATGCTCCGCCGCCGTGGCTGGATCCGTATCGAGGTGCGCGACCCGTCCCGCGGCCTGCCGTGTCTCATGCCGGTCCAGGAGATGGACACCAGCGGCCGCGGTCTCTACCTCGTCGACAGGCTCTCCGACCGCTGGGGCGTGGATCTGCTGCCGCGTGGCAAGACGACCTGGTTCGAGATGCGGGTCACCGACCGCTGA
- a CDS encoding enoyl-CoA hydratase/isomerase family protein yields the protein MTVNFEVADGVGTIRLDRPPMNALDIATQDRLRELAEEAGRRDDVRAVVVWGGEKVFAAGADIKEMQAMDHPAMVLRSKALQDAFTAVARIPKPVVAAITGYALGGGCELALCADFRVAADNAKLGQPEILLGLIPGAGGTQRLARLVGPSKAKDLIFTGRQVKADEALTIGLVDRVVPAAEVYEQAHAWAARLAAGPALALRAAKESVDAGLETDIDTGLTIERNWFAGLFATEDRETGMRSFVEEGPGKAKFR from the coding sequence ATGACTGTGAATTTCGAGGTCGCCGACGGCGTCGGCACCATCCGCCTGGACCGTCCGCCGATGAACGCACTGGACATCGCCACTCAGGACCGGCTGCGCGAGCTGGCCGAGGAGGCCGGCCGCCGCGACGATGTGCGCGCCGTCGTGGTCTGGGGCGGTGAGAAGGTGTTCGCGGCCGGTGCGGACATCAAGGAAATGCAGGCCATGGACCACCCGGCCATGGTGCTGCGCTCCAAGGCCCTGCAGGACGCGTTCACCGCCGTGGCCCGGATCCCCAAGCCGGTGGTCGCCGCGATCACCGGCTACGCACTGGGCGGCGGCTGCGAGTTGGCGCTCTGCGCCGACTTCCGGGTCGCGGCCGACAACGCCAAGCTCGGCCAGCCCGAGATCCTGCTCGGCCTCATCCCGGGCGCCGGTGGCACCCAGCGGCTGGCCCGTCTGGTGGGCCCGTCCAAGGCCAAGGACCTCATCTTCACCGGCCGTCAGGTGAAGGCCGACGAGGCACTCACCATCGGCCTGGTCGACCGGGTGGTTCCGGCCGCCGAGGTGTACGAGCAGGCGCACGCCTGGGCGGCGCGGCTGGCGGCCGGTCCGGCGCTCGCGCTGCGGGCCGCAAAGGAGTCCGTCGACGCGGGCCTGGAGACGGACATCGACACCGGTCTGACGATCGAACGCAACTGGTTCGCGGGGCTGTTCGCGACCGAGGACCGGGAGACCGGTATGCGCAGCTTCGTCGAGGAGGGGCCGGGCAAGGCCAAGTTCCGCTGA